From the genome of Malus domestica chromosome 04, GDT2T_hap1, one region includes:
- the LOC103433220 gene encoding uncharacterized protein, with product MSDQHLRLNHLRSTSQLLRQATTSFAANLFTFVFLSLLIFSFRTVVENGTHLLTSFVDRDPSLKSLLSRLDLAGAGNTNHRSPRSPAESPSPITLRRRHRPVLHLTRVGTLDDDFFSGDDDDARSLFGPNRIAPILIFSSSSHSTSKLGFNGTYGTRVSEIVRSSLTFKAEKFTISNDRSRGRDGDGESNEGEEKGGDEEMDDRAVDLQFLINGLELGRRDVATLFFLVSFLSAAYGWVILGFLVTYSWVLGIVFTTVVNDLIGRFTSFFGLVWDGSRLGIKRLSGFILMRWAVRDALTQLLGLWYFGEIEDQYSFFKLFIRLKLMPFSVMPPWIRGYEKELTGFLFVWYLLDTLVAFVFAVDAWVAIVDSRKSGREIVKEGCYLMLSMLSQAIQIKCLESVLCGGSVRWVLTRICGRSFAKLFQSTVEVYFMVSWLIFYFAARARCRDASSQGERIGALD from the coding sequence ATGAGCGATCAGCATCTACGGCTGAACCACCTCCGCAGCACCTCCCAGCTCCTCCGACAAGCCACGACGTCGTTCGCTGCCAACCTCTTCACCTTCGTCTTCCTCTCCCTCCTCATCTTCTCCTTCCGCACGGTCGTCGAAAATGGGACCCACCTCCTCACCTCCTTCGTCGACCGCGACCCTTCTCTCAAATCCCTCCTCTCCCGCCTCGACCTCGCTGGCGCCGGCAATACCAACCACCGCTCTCCCAGATCTCCAGCCGAGTCCCCTTCTCCAATCACTCTCCGCCGCCGACACCGCCCAGTGCTTCACCTCACCCGCGTCGGAACCTTAGACGATGATTTCTTCTCCGGCGATGATGACGACGCTCGCTCCCTCTTCGGCCCCAATCGGATCGCCCCAATCCtcattttctcctcctcctctcacTCCACCTCCAAATTAGGGTTTAATGGAACTTACGGGACTAGGGTTTCTGAAATTGTGCGCTCCAGCCTCACGTTCAAGGCCGAGAAATTCACCATTTCCAATGACAGATCTAGAGGTAGGGATGGCGACGGAGAAAGCAATGAAGGGGAGGAGAAAGGCGGCGACGAAGAAATGGACGATCGGGCGGTCGATTTGCAATTCTTGATCAACGGATTGGAACTGGGTCGCCGGGACGTGGCGACGTTGTTCTTCCTTGTGAGTTTCTTATCTGCAGCTTACGGTTGGGTAATTCTAGGGTTTCTTGTAACGTATTCATGGGTTCTTGGCATTGTTTTTACAACAGTTGTGAATGATCTGATCGGGCGGTTTACTTCGTTTTTTGGTCTGGTTTGGGATGGGTCCAGATTGGGAATCAAGAGGCTCTCTGGGTTCATTCTCATGAGGTGGGCGGTGAGAGATGCTCTCACTCAGCTTCTGGGATTGTGGTATTTCGGCGAAATTGAGGACCAGTACTCTTTTTTCAAGCTGTttattaggttaaagttgatgcCTTTTTCGGTTATGCCTCCCTGGATTCGAGGTTATGAGAAGGAGCTTACTGGGTTTTTGTTTGTGTGGTACTTGTTGGACACATTGGTGGCATTCGTATTTGCTGTCGATGCTTGGGTAGCTATAGTGGATTCGAGGAAGAGTGGGAGAGAAATTGTCAAGGAGGgctgttatttaatgttgtcaATGTTGAGCCAAGCTATCCAAATCAAGTGTTTGGAATCGGTACTTTGTGGGGGATCTGTAAGATGGGTTTTAACTCGAATTTGTGGAAGATCGTTTGCCAAGCTCTTTCAGTCGACTGTTGAAGTTTATTTTATGGTATCCTGGCTCATATTTTACTTTGCAGCTAGGGCGAGGTGTCGAGATGCTAGTTCTCAGGGGGAGAGGATTGGAGCACTAGATTGA